A single window of Maylandia zebra isolate NMK-2024a linkage group LG2, Mzebra_GT3a, whole genome shotgun sequence DNA harbors:
- the LOC143421785 gene encoding uncharacterized protein LOC143421785: MATSLGALAAYFFFHRLIASPPSLAARLLDPPLRRKRFTRPLHLTPSPLTSAAPAESADQGPAAQNHTAALLSGRLVEPQPDTLAPASLQKRRLRRRRASPQSDSKTFQQPAVVSHMDNSSSLTSTVYSGAMFIRPAAQPVAKAQPAAQLVAVPQPIAQLVIRPSPAESFPATSTSLPTVSSRSPSTPPAASPSAAVTPSSSHPHAVTPQPSSPPAAASIPLPTPAALSGGGDLTRVQRLMDWVTHTTNARARVVGLNAIEAILEGSPYLGQLKEVSAFLRTLHEARGVVQARETPDFVQQQRLGERELSMPEQELSEREESASPAVELGEPEHCEPEELGELMLEDLSEPEELSGLMLEELSGLMLEELSELLPEELGEPEEHCEPEELSGLMLEELSELLPEELGEPEEHCEPEQPSELMPEELGEPEEHCEPEQPSEPPTEKPAPLLADLNEPEGPALPAEELSELGEPALPPEELGGPEGSAEPELEVCVPEGPPRPAARPPRRESWVVLRREQQRRRHRTRGRPPEQQRRRHRTRGRPPEQSHCRHRTRGRPPELQRRCHRIRGRPPEAFCFHHGVRGRPPELFCRHCLTRSGSRLFCRPVDRPPELFAATGPGDWTVDLCFSFVALWWLFSGVVLGPSVLDPPPPALGWLFCGFVLGSSGVDP; encoded by the coding sequence ATGGCAACCTCCCTGGGAGCCCTTGCTGcctatttcttttttcataggCTGATAGCCTCCCCGCCGTCGCTTGCAGCTCGCTTGTTGGACCCTCCATTGCGGAGGAAACGTTTCACACGCCCTCTGCACCTCACCCCATCTCCACTCACCTCTGCGGCACCTGCTGAGTCAGCAGACCAAGGACCGGCAGCTCAAAATCACACAGCTGCTCTCCTGTCCGGCCGGCTGGTGGAACCTCAGCCTGATACGCTGGCCCCGGCATCGTTACAGAAGCGACGCTTGCGCCGCCGGCGTGCCTCACCGCAGTCAGACTCTAAAACTTTCCAacagccggctgtggtgagtcatATGGACAATTCTTCGTCACTCACCTCTACCGTTTACTCTGGGGCTATGTTTATACGGCCAGCTGCCCAGCCGGTAGCCAAAGCGCAGCCAGCGGCCCAGCTGGTCGCCGTACCACAGCCAATCGCCCAGCTAGTAATTCGGCCGTCACCTGCTGAATCATTCCCCGCGACATCTACCTCGCTGCCTACCGTTTCATCCCGTTCACCATCTACACCACCCGCTGCTTCACcatctgcagctgtaacaccgTCGTCATCTCATCCGCATGCAGTCACCCCTCAGCCATCTTCTCCACCAGCGGCAGCCTCCATTCCACTACCCACTCCAGCAGCCCTGTCCGGAGGGGGCGACCTCACACGCGTCCAACGCCTGATGGACTGGGTAACTCACACCACCAACGCAAGGGCAAGAGTGGTGGGGTTAAATGCCATCGAGGCAATCCTGGAGGGAAGTCCCTACCTCGGCCAGCTTAAGGAAGTTTCCGCCTTCCTTCGCACCCTGCATGAAGCCCGGGGGGTAGTGCAAGCTCGGGAAACTCCAGACTTTGTCCAGCAGCAGCGGCTCGGCGAGcgggagctcagcatgcccgagcaggagctcagcgagcgggaggaGTCCGCGTCGCCAGCTGTGGAGCTCGGCGAGCCGGAGCACtgtgagccggaggagctcggcgagcTAATGCTGGAGGatctcagcgagccggaggagctcagcgggCTAATGCTGGAGGAGCTCAGCGGGCTAATgctggaggagctcagcgagctattgccggaggagctcggcgagccggaggagcactgtgagccggaggagctcagcgggCTAATgctggaggagctcagcgagctaTTACcggaggagctcggcgagccggaggagcacTGTGAGCCGGAGCAGCCCAGCGAGCTAAtgccggaggagctcggcgagccggaggagcacTGTGAGCCGGAGCAGCCCAGCGAGCCACCCACTGAGAAGCCCGCACCGCTGCTGGCGGACCTCAACGAGCCGGAGGGACCGGCGTTGCCAgcagaggagctcagcgagcttGGTGAGCCCGCGCTGCCACCGGAGGAGCTCGGAGGTCCGGAGGGATCCGCTGAGCCAGAGCTGGAGGTCTGCGTGCCGGAGGGGCCGCCACGTCCTGCAGCCCGGCCGCCACGTCGGGAATCGTGGGTGGTGCTGAGGCGGGAGCAGCAacgccgccgccaccggacccgtggccgcCCGCCGGAGCAGCAacgccgccgccaccggacccgtggccgcCCGCCGGAGCAGTCACActgccgccaccggacccgtggccgcCCGCCGGAGCTGCAACGCCGTTGCCACCGGATCCGTGGCAGGCCGCCTGAAGCGTTCTGCTTCCATCACGGGGTTAGAGGTAGGCCACCTGAACTTTTTTGCCGCCACTGCCTAACCCGCAGCGGGTCCCGCTTGTTTTGCCGTCCTGTAGATCGGCCGCCAGAACTGTTTGCTGCCACTGGACCGGGGGATTGGACTGTTgacctgtgtttttcttttgttgctttGTGGTGGCTGTTTAGCGGAGTGGTTTTggggccctccgtcctggaccccccgccacccgccctgggttggttgttctgtggttttgttttggggtcgTCGGGAGTCGACCcttag